One Streptomyces sp. NBC_00554 DNA segment encodes these proteins:
- a CDS encoding SsgA family sporulation/cell division regulator, producing MSAVEQYARAHIVTDTADTAADEHRAVPIALRYDPEADPRQVHVTLPGPHEWVFARELLEQGLRAPVSNGDVRVWPCGRVQAVMEFHSAQGVAVVQFESKTLLRFLRRTYMATAPVAH from the coding sequence ATGTCCGCTGTCGAACAGTACGCACGCGCCCATATCGTCACCGACACCGCAGACACCGCCGCCGACGAACACCGGGCCGTCCCCATCGCCCTCCGCTACGACCCCGAAGCCGACCCCCGCCAGGTCCACGTCACCCTCCCCGGCCCCCACGAGTGGGTCTTCGCCCGCGAGTTGCTGGAACAGGGCCTCCGCGCCCCGGTCAGCAACGGCGACGTACGCGTCTGGCCGTGCGGCCGGGTGCAGGCGGTCATGGAGTTCCACTCGGCACAAGGGGTGGCGGTCGTGCAGTTCGAGTCGAAGACGCTGCTGCGGTTCCTTCGCCGTACGTACATGGCGACGGCGCCGGTGGCTCACTGA
- a CDS encoding organic hydroperoxide resistance protein, whose amino-acid sequence MIDGTAVDTRPTKIMYVAEATAHGGRDGYVTSQDGQLELKVAMPPALGGDGNGTNPEQLFAAGYSACFHNALVMVGRRSGFDLSGSTVAAKVGIGPNKRRGYGLAVALSVSLPVVDQDVAAKLVDEAHDVCPYSNATRGNIEVTILLG is encoded by the coding sequence ATGATCGACGGCACCGCTGTCGACACCCGCCCGACGAAGATCATGTACGTCGCAGAGGCCACCGCCCACGGCGGCCGGGACGGCTATGTCACCAGTCAGGACGGCCAGCTCGAACTGAAGGTCGCGATGCCGCCGGCTCTCGGCGGGGACGGCAACGGCACGAACCCGGAGCAGCTGTTCGCGGCCGGCTACAGCGCCTGCTTCCACAACGCGCTGGTGATGGTGGGCCGCCGCTCCGGCTTCGACCTCTCCGGCTCCACGGTCGCCGCGAAGGTCGGTATCGGCCCCAACAAGCGGCGCGGATACGGCCTCGCGGTCGCCCTGAGCGTCTCGCTCCCCGTCGTCGACCAGGACGTCGCCGCCAAGCTCGTGGACGAGGCCCACGACGTCTGCCCGTACTCCAACGCCACCCGCGGCAACATCGAGGTCACGATCCTGCTGGGCTAG
- a CDS encoding energy-coupling factor ABC transporter ATP-binding protein — MDAVTPSLEVSGLAFAYPDGHQALFGVDFTVGRGERVALLGPNGAGKTTLVLHLNGILNGGAGTVTVAGLPVGKRHMAEIRRKVGIVFQDPDDQLFMPSVREDVAFGPAAAGMKGAELEERVRTALEQVGVADFADRPPHHLSFGQRRRVAVATVLAMEPEILVLDEPSSNLDPASRRELADILRSLDVTVLMVTHDLPYALELCPRALILSDGVIAADGKTGELLSDDELMRSHRLELPFGFDPRSVTMGA; from the coding sequence ATGGATGCTGTGACCCCCTCTTTGGAAGTCTCCGGACTTGCCTTCGCCTACCCCGACGGGCATCAGGCCCTGTTCGGCGTCGACTTCACCGTCGGGCGCGGCGAGCGCGTCGCGCTGCTCGGGCCGAACGGCGCCGGCAAGACCACCCTCGTACTGCACCTCAACGGCATCCTGAACGGCGGCGCCGGGACCGTGACGGTGGCCGGACTCCCCGTCGGCAAGCGGCACATGGCCGAGATCCGGCGCAAGGTCGGCATCGTCTTCCAGGACCCGGACGACCAGCTGTTCATGCCGAGCGTGCGCGAGGACGTCGCCTTCGGACCGGCCGCGGCCGGGATGAAGGGTGCCGAGCTGGAGGAGCGTGTCCGTACGGCGCTTGAGCAGGTCGGCGTGGCGGACTTCGCCGACCGCCCGCCGCACCACCTCTCCTTCGGGCAGCGGCGCCGGGTCGCCGTGGCCACCGTCCTCGCGATGGAGCCGGAGATCCTCGTCCTCGACGAGCCCTCCTCCAACCTCGACCCCGCCTCGCGCCGCGAACTCGCCGACATCCTGCGGTCGTTGGACGTGACCGTCCTGATGGTCACGCACGACCTGCCGTACGCCCTCGAGCTCTGCCCCCGCGCCCTCATCCTCAGCGACGGCGTGATCGCGGCCGACGGCAAGACCGGCGAGCTGCTCTCCGACGACGAGCTGATGCGCAGCCACCGCCTGGAGCTGCCCTTCGGGTTCGACCCGCGCTCCGTGACCATGGGCGCGTGA
- a CDS encoding serine hydrolase domain-containing protein has protein sequence MDVNGTVAEGFEPVREAFAANFEVLGDRGAAVAVYRDGHKVVDLWGGTRDVDGTEPWERDTAQIMRSATKGVAAAVLLMLAERGLLDLDAPVGAYWPEFKARGKERTLVRHVLAHRAGVPVLDRPLTPAEAADPGLGAAAVAAQAPVWEPGADHGYHAQTYSWLTGELVRRVTGRSIGDWIAEEISRPLGLDLWVGLPDSVAGRVGKVGQIEAPSAAGGLRTRPKRSVSEAYADPSSLTRRAFAVITPLPDENDAAYRAAVLPASNGIATAEGLARFYASLIGEVDGVRLFSPATVSAARTEHSAGPDRVLVVSTRFGLGYMLHGSASPLLGGGSFGHPGRGGALGFADPESGIAFGYVTNGFRKSVTADARAQALVGAVRAATAR, from the coding sequence GTGGACGTGAACGGCACAGTGGCCGAGGGCTTCGAGCCGGTCAGGGAGGCGTTCGCAGCGAACTTCGAGGTGCTCGGGGACCGGGGTGCCGCCGTCGCCGTGTACCGCGACGGTCACAAGGTCGTCGACCTGTGGGGCGGCACGCGGGACGTCGACGGCACCGAGCCCTGGGAGCGGGACACCGCGCAGATCATGCGCTCGGCGACGAAGGGCGTGGCCGCCGCCGTACTGCTCATGCTGGCCGAGCGCGGGCTGCTGGACCTCGACGCCCCGGTCGGCGCGTACTGGCCGGAGTTCAAGGCGCGGGGCAAGGAACGGACGCTCGTACGGCATGTCCTCGCGCACCGGGCCGGCGTACCCGTCCTCGACCGCCCGCTGACGCCCGCCGAGGCGGCGGATCCCGGTCTCGGGGCCGCGGCGGTGGCCGCGCAGGCGCCGGTGTGGGAGCCGGGCGCGGACCACGGGTATCACGCGCAGACGTACAGCTGGCTGACGGGGGAGCTGGTGCGGCGGGTGACCGGGCGCTCGATCGGTGACTGGATCGCCGAGGAGATCTCCCGGCCGCTGGGCCTGGACCTGTGGGTCGGGCTGCCGGACTCGGTGGCGGGGCGCGTGGGGAAGGTCGGGCAGATCGAGGCCCCGTCCGCGGCGGGCGGTCTGCGGACCCGGCCCAAGCGGTCGGTCTCCGAGGCGTACGCGGACCCCTCCTCGCTGACCCGCCGCGCCTTCGCCGTGATCACTCCGCTGCCGGACGAGAACGACGCCGCGTACCGGGCGGCCGTCCTGCCCGCCTCCAACGGGATCGCCACGGCGGAGGGCCTCGCGCGCTTCTACGCCTCGCTGATCGGAGAGGTGGACGGGGTGCGGCTGTTCTCGCCGGCCACCGTCTCGGCGGCCCGTACGGAACACTCCGCAGGCCCCGACCGCGTGCTGGTCGTCAGCACCCGCTTCGGGCTCGGGTACATGCTGCACGGCAGCGCGTCCCCACTGCTTGGTGGCGGCTCCTTCGGCCACCCCGGCCGGGGCGGCGCCCTCGGCTTCGCCGACCCCGAGTCGGGGATCGCCTTCGGGTACGTGACGAACGGCTTCCGCAAGAGCGTGACGGCGGATGCGCGGGCGCAGGCGCTGGTGGGGGCGGTGCGGGCGGCTACGGCGCGCTGA
- a CDS encoding RNA-guided endonuclease TnpB family protein codes for MPRTEVLRAYRFALDPSDAERAALSRYAGACRWAYNYALAKKTQAHQAWADRRTAYLEAGLSEAEAKQRIKADGAELTDRIKVWDHHRKSLTLTVAGKPPLPEMQPPAGQETLVHRLVAVRADAAETTRERELLAEARATVNALKTKAFSAGFRTPTATDTSALWRVERDLPKEQRGSPWWREVNVYCFTSGFDRAQVAWNHWQESLAGHRAGQRHGYPRFKKKGHAESFTLFHDVKRPIIRLEGYRRLVMPGLGSIRIHNSGKRLALLVDGGQAVIQSVTVTRGGHRWYASVLAKVQQNVPMLWEHVHDDGTRTPYLSRTPAEEAAENGGRVEQIGRPTARQRAGGLVGVDLGSHYLAALSSPLDPADPATALVQHPPLLADSLAKLSKAQRAMSRCQQGSGRWRKATARVSRVHQQITVRRASYLHGLSKKLATGFTHVAIEDLDLTALTTSAEGARDKTGRNVKVKARSNRHLLDAGLGNLRKKLAYKTAWYGSQLVVLDQGEPVTSTCAKCKKRNPSSDPSCSTFHCPSCGAVVHRHQNSTANIVDAAHRQLETVASDRGETQNARRAPGSPRARKAPGQGA; via the coding sequence ATGCCCAGAACGGAGGTGTTGCGGGCGTACCGGTTCGCCCTGGACCCCTCCGACGCCGAGCGTGCCGCCCTGTCCCGCTACGCCGGCGCTTGCCGGTGGGCCTACAACTACGCCCTGGCCAAGAAGACCCAGGCCCACCAGGCATGGGCCGACCGCCGGACCGCCTACCTCGAGGCGGGGCTGAGTGAAGCCGAGGCGAAGCAGCGGATCAAGGCCGACGGCGCCGAGCTCACCGACCGCATCAAGGTGTGGGACCACCACCGCAAGAGCCTCACGCTCACCGTCGCCGGCAAGCCGCCGCTGCCCGAGATGCAGCCCCCGGCCGGGCAGGAGACCCTCGTCCACCGGCTGGTCGCCGTCCGCGCGGACGCCGCCGAAACCACCCGTGAACGCGAGCTCCTGGCCGAAGCCCGTGCCACGGTGAACGCGCTCAAGACCAAGGCGTTCAGTGCCGGTTTCCGCACACCGACCGCCACCGACACCAGCGCCCTGTGGCGGGTGGAACGGGATCTGCCCAAGGAGCAGCGCGGCAGCCCCTGGTGGCGGGAGGTCAACGTGTACTGCTTCACCTCCGGCTTCGACCGCGCCCAGGTCGCCTGGAACCACTGGCAGGAATCGCTCGCCGGCCACCGAGCCGGTCAGCGCCACGGATATCCCCGCTTCAAGAAGAAGGGCCACGCAGAATCGTTCACTCTCTTCCATGATGTGAAGAGGCCGATCATCCGCCTGGAGGGCTACCGGCGCCTGGTGATGCCAGGCCTGGGCAGCATCCGCATCCACAACTCCGGCAAGCGCCTCGCGCTGCTCGTGGACGGCGGGCAGGCCGTCATCCAGTCCGTGACCGTCACCCGCGGCGGCCACCGCTGGTACGCCTCCGTGCTGGCCAAGGTGCAGCAGAACGTGCCCATGCTGTGGGAGCACGTCCACGACGACGGCACCCGCACCCCGTACCTGAGCCGCACCCCGGCCGAGGAAGCCGCCGAGAACGGCGGACGCGTCGAGCAGATCGGCCGCCCCACCGCCCGCCAGCGCGCCGGCGGGCTCGTCGGCGTCGACCTCGGCTCCCACTACCTGGCCGCCCTGTCCAGCCCCCTCGACCCGGCCGACCCCGCCACCGCCCTCGTACAGCACCCCCCTCTGCTTGCCGACAGCCTGGCCAAGCTGTCGAAGGCCCAGCGCGCGATGTCCCGTTGTCAACAGGGGTCGGGGCGATGGAGGAAGGCCACCGCCCGGGTCTCCCGCGTCCACCAGCAGATCACCGTGCGGCGCGCCTCGTATCTGCACGGCCTGTCCAAGAAGCTCGCCACCGGATTCACGCACGTGGCGATCGAAGACCTGGACCTCACAGCTCTCACCACCTCGGCCGAGGGCGCCCGGGACAAGACGGGCAGAAACGTCAAGGTCAAGGCCCGCTCCAACCGGCATCTCCTGGACGCCGGTCTGGGCAACCTGCGCAAGAAGCTCGCGTACAAGACCGCCTGGTACGGCTCGCAGCTCGTCGTCCTCGACCAGGGCGAGCCCGTCACCAGCACCTGCGCGAAGTGCAAGAAGCGAAACCCGAGCTCCGACCCTTCATGCAGTACGTTCCACTGCCCCTCGTGCGGTGCGGTCGTACACCGGCACCAGAACAGCACCGCGAACATCGTCGACGCGGCGCACAGACAGCTCGAGACGGTCGCCTCCGATAGGGGGGAGACCCAAAACGCTCGCCGAGCCCCTGGAAGTCCCAGAGCCCGCAAGGCTCCCGGGCAGGGGGCGTAG
- a CDS encoding helix-turn-helix domain-containing protein → MAANSNPTVRKRRLGAELRRLRQASGLKSTEAAERLMVSQPKISHMENGRRTASPRDVRDLCAIYGVTDQQVIDSLMRMAKESGQQGWWNVYGDIPQSVYVGLEADAATVHAYEPMVIPDLLQTPAYAHAVIAETIPLLTAEQAATRLKVRLRRQHRIYDPARPLRLWAIVDESALRRVVGGPDIMREQLEHLNTLGAEPHITVQVLPYTVGAHPGLGGRFCILRFADSPEAVVHLERFTSDLYLEKPFDVQHYSVMYDHLQAQALESDSSRDFITDATKSYIGAESRA, encoded by the coding sequence GTGGCGGCGAACAGCAATCCCACGGTCAGAAAGCGCCGCCTGGGAGCCGAACTCCGCCGGCTCCGTCAGGCCAGCGGGCTGAAGAGCACAGAAGCGGCCGAGCGGCTCATGGTCTCCCAGCCCAAGATCAGTCACATGGAGAACGGCCGCCGCACCGCCAGCCCCCGCGATGTACGCGATCTGTGCGCGATCTACGGAGTGACGGACCAGCAGGTCATCGACTCACTCATGCGGATGGCCAAGGAATCCGGCCAGCAGGGCTGGTGGAACGTCTACGGCGACATTCCCCAGAGCGTCTATGTCGGCCTGGAGGCGGACGCCGCCACCGTCCACGCATACGAGCCCATGGTGATCCCCGACCTGCTGCAGACCCCCGCCTACGCCCACGCCGTCATTGCGGAAACGATCCCTCTGCTCACTGCCGAACAGGCCGCCACCCGCCTCAAGGTGCGGCTGCGCCGTCAGCACCGGATCTACGACCCGGCCCGCCCCCTGCGCCTTTGGGCCATCGTGGACGAATCGGCACTGCGCCGCGTCGTCGGCGGCCCGGACATCATGCGCGAACAACTGGAGCACCTGAACACACTCGGCGCGGAGCCCCACATCACCGTGCAGGTCCTCCCGTACACCGTGGGCGCTCATCCGGGCCTCGGAGGACGGTTCTGCATCCTGAGGTTCGCCGACAGCCCCGAGGCAGTCGTGCACCTGGAACGCTTCACCAGCGATCTCTACCTGGAGAAACCATTCGACGTGCAGCACTACAGCGTGATGTACGACCACCTCCAGGCCCAGGCCCTCGAATCCGACAGCAGCCGCGACTTCATCACCGACGCCACCAAGTCGTACATCGGCGCAGAGAGCCGGGCCTGA
- a CDS encoding SRPBCC family protein translates to MDRTDRASRLIAAPPVAVYGALLDRESIEAWLPPDGMRGRVERWDPRPGGGFRMVLTYLDPSGGPGKTSDATDVVDVAFADLVPPERVVTRAVFEADDPAYAGTMTMTWHLSATGDGTEVTVTATDVPPGIDQAAHEAGIASSLANLAAYVEAPTSGLSAP, encoded by the coding sequence ATGGACAGGACCGACCGCGCCAGTCGGCTGATCGCCGCACCACCGGTGGCCGTCTACGGCGCCCTCCTCGACCGGGAGTCCATCGAGGCCTGGTTGCCGCCGGACGGCATGCGCGGGCGGGTCGAGCGGTGGGATCCCCGGCCTGGTGGCGGGTTCCGGATGGTTCTCACCTACCTCGACCCCAGCGGCGGTCCCGGCAAGACCTCGGACGCGACGGATGTCGTCGATGTCGCCTTCGCCGACCTGGTGCCACCGGAGCGCGTGGTGACGCGGGCGGTGTTCGAGGCCGACGACCCGGCGTACGCGGGCACCATGACGATGACCTGGCACCTCTCCGCCACCGGTGACGGGACCGAGGTGACCGTCACGGCCACGGACGTGCCGCCCGGCATCGACCAGGCGGCACACGAGGCCGGGATCGCCTCCTCGCTGGCCAACCTGGCGGCGTACGTCGAAGCCCCGACCTCGGGGCTCAGCGCGCCGTAG
- the cbiQ gene encoding cobalt ECF transporter T component CbiQ: MGAGHAHKLYRHGHSPVHALPPHTKLAATFAFVVVVVSTPREAMWAFALYAVLLAGVAYQARVPAPFLLKRLLIEVPFVAFAVLMPFVAEGERVDVLGMSLSVNGLWGAWNVLAKGTLGVAASVLLASTTELRELLLGLQRLKLPPLLVQIASFMIRYGDVITDEMRRMRIARESRGFEASGVKHWGVLAKSAGALFIRSYERGERVHLAMVSRGYAGSMPVIDEVTASRAQWSYAFALPFAALVVCLLGWML, encoded by the coding sequence ATGGGCGCCGGCCACGCCCACAAGCTCTACCGGCACGGGCACTCGCCCGTGCACGCGCTGCCGCCGCACACCAAGCTCGCCGCCACCTTCGCCTTCGTGGTCGTGGTCGTCTCCACCCCGCGCGAGGCGATGTGGGCGTTCGCGCTGTACGCCGTGCTCCTCGCGGGAGTCGCGTACCAGGCCCGGGTGCCCGCCCCCTTCCTGCTGAAGCGGCTGCTCATCGAGGTGCCGTTCGTCGCCTTCGCGGTGCTCATGCCGTTCGTGGCGGAGGGCGAGCGCGTCGACGTCCTCGGCATGTCGCTGAGCGTGAACGGCCTGTGGGGCGCGTGGAACGTCCTCGCCAAGGGAACGCTGGGCGTCGCCGCCTCCGTACTCCTGGCCTCGACCACCGAACTGCGCGAACTGCTCCTCGGCCTCCAGCGGTTGAAGCTCCCGCCGCTGCTCGTGCAGATCGCTTCCTTCATGATCCGGTACGGGGATGTCATCACCGACGAGATGCGGCGGATGCGGATCGCGCGGGAGTCGCGCGGGTTCGAGGCCAGCGGAGTCAAGCACTGGGGGGTGCTCGCGAAATCCGCGGGCGCGCTGTTCATCCGCTCCTACGAGCGCGGGGAGCGTGTGCATCTCGCCATGGTGAGCCGGGGGTACGCCGGTTCGATGCCGGTCATCGACGAGGTGACCGCCTCGCGGGCGCAGTGGTCGTACGCCTTTGCCCTCCCGTTCGCCGCTCTTGTCGTATGTCTGCTGGGATGGATGCTGTGA
- a CDS encoding energy-coupling factor ABC transporter permease, whose amino-acid sequence MHVPDGFINAPVSAVTGVVAAGAIAVSLKGARRELDEKTAPLAGLVAAFIFAVQMLNFPVAAGTSGHLLGGALAAILVGPYTGVLCVSVVLLMQGILFADGGLTALGVNITDMAIVTTVVAYAVFRGLVKVLPRGRRSITAAAFVSALLSVPAAAVAFTLIYAVGGTTDVSIDKVATAMVGVHILIGLGEAAITALTVGAVIAVRPDLVYGARGLTQQLKLRVNGELVDAPTAVPAAVAARTSHRKVWITGLVASLILAGFVSFYASASPDGLEKVAEDQGIAEAAKEHSAADSPLADYGVKDVSNARISGGLAGVIGVGVTVVAGTGVFWAVRRRRTADAPEVSRSQVA is encoded by the coding sequence GTGCATGTGCCTGACGGATTCATCAACGCCCCGGTCTCCGCGGTCACCGGAGTAGTCGCCGCCGGTGCCATCGCCGTGAGCCTCAAGGGGGCCCGCCGCGAGCTGGACGAGAAGACCGCGCCGCTCGCCGGCTTGGTCGCCGCCTTCATCTTCGCCGTGCAGATGCTGAACTTCCCGGTCGCGGCCGGGACCAGCGGACATCTGCTGGGGGGTGCGCTGGCGGCGATACTCGTCGGCCCCTACACAGGGGTCCTCTGCGTCTCCGTGGTCCTGCTGATGCAGGGCATCCTCTTCGCGGACGGCGGCCTCACCGCGCTCGGCGTGAACATCACGGACATGGCGATCGTCACGACGGTCGTCGCGTACGCCGTCTTCCGCGGCCTGGTGAAGGTGCTCCCGCGCGGGCGCCGCTCCATCACGGCCGCCGCTTTCGTCTCCGCGCTCCTTTCGGTGCCGGCCGCCGCCGTCGCCTTCACCCTCATCTACGCGGTCGGCGGCACCACCGACGTCTCGATCGACAAGGTCGCCACCGCCATGGTCGGCGTCCACATCCTCATCGGCCTCGGCGAGGCCGCGATCACCGCGCTCACGGTCGGCGCCGTCATCGCCGTACGACCGGATCTCGTGTACGGCGCGCGGGGCCTGACCCAGCAGCTCAAGCTGCGCGTCAACGGCGAACTCGTCGACGCGCCCACGGCCGTCCCGGCCGCCGTCGCCGCCCGCACCTCCCACCGCAAGGTGTGGATCACCGGGCTCGTCGCCTCCCTGATCCTCGCCGGGTTCGTCAGCTTCTACGCCTCCGCCAGCCCCGACGGCCTGGAGAAGGTCGCCGAGGACCAGGGCATCGCCGAGGCGGCGAAGGAGCACTCCGCCGCCGACTCCCCGCTCGCGGACTACGGAGTCAAGGACGTCTCGAACGCCCGGATCTCCGGCGGCCTCGCGGGTGTGATCGGTGTCGGCGTCACCGTCGTCGCGGGCACCGGAGTCTTCTGGGCGGTCCGCAGGCGCCGTACGGCCGATGCGCCCGAAGTGTCACGTTCGCAGGTCGCCTGA